One window of Quercus robur chromosome 5, dhQueRobu3.1, whole genome shotgun sequence genomic DNA carries:
- the LOC126726951 gene encoding major latex allergen Hev b 5-like isoform X2 gives MATVEVASAPSALPEINETTEVTKTEEIIKVEPVAAPAAPEPVTEEPKEVAPEAPAAEQPAAPESVEAPVEVETKDIVVEETKVETEEPAAEKPEEETQEVKAEPVTEEETKEETVEATEVAAAPAEVEKPVEEEKPAEAAVEPSTEVPVEKIEE, from the coding sequence GTAGCATCAGCTCCATCAGCATTGCCTGAGATCAATGAGACAACTGAGGTGACAAAGACAGAGGAGATAATCAAGGTAGAGCCAGTGGCTGCACCTGCTGCCCCAGAACCAGTCactgaagaaccaaaagaagtaGCACCTGAAGCCCCAGCAGCGGAGCAACCAGCTGCTCCAGAATCTGTAGAAGCTCCAGTAGAGGTTGAGACCAAGGATATTGTGGTTGAGGAGACCAAGGTTGAGACAGAGGAGCCAGCAGCAGAGAAGCCAGAGGAAGAGACTCAAGAAGTGAAAGCAGAACCTGTTACTGAGGAGGAGACCAAAGAAGAGACTGTTGAAGCCACTGAAGTAGCAGCAGCCCCAGCTGAGGTAGAGAAACCAGTTGAGGAAGAGAAGCCAGCTGAAGCAGCAGTGGAACCTAGCACTGAAGTCCCAGTTGAGAAGATTGAGGAATAG
- the LOC126726951 gene encoding major latex allergen Hev b 5-like isoform X3 has translation MATVEVASAPSALPEINETTEVTKTEEIIKVEPVAAPAAPEPVTEEPKEVAPEAPAAEQPAAPESVEAPVEVETKDIVVEETKVETEEPAAEKPEEETQEVKAEPVTEEETKEETVEATEVAAAPAEVEKPVEEEKPAEAAVEPSTEVPVEKIEE, from the exons ATGGCCACAGTTGAG GTAGCATCAGCTCCATCAGCATTGCCTGAGATCAATGAGACAACTGAGGTGACAAAGACAGAGGAGATAATCAAGGTAGAGCCAGTGGCTGCACCTGCTGCCCCAGAACCAGTCactgaagaaccaaaagaagtaGCACCTGAAGCCCCAGCAGCGGAGCAACCAGCTGCTCCAGAATCTGTAGAAGCTCCAGTAGAGGTTGAGACCAAGGATATTGTGGTTGAGGAGACCAAGGTTGAGACAGAGGAGCCAGCAGCAGAGAAGCCAGAGGAAGAGACTCAAGAAGTGAAAGCAGAACCTGTTACTGAGGAGGAGACCAAAGAAGAGACTGTTGAAGCCACTGAAGTAGCAGCAGCCCCAGCTGAGGTAGAGAAACCAGTTGAGGAAGAGAAGCCAGCTGAAGCAGCAGTGGAACCTAGCACTGAAGTCCCAGTTGAGAAGATTGAGGAATAG